The window TCGTGTGGCGTGAAGGCACTTGCGGCTCCTCGTCGGGAGGCACGTGCTCGCTGTTCGCCTCCTCGCGCAACATGTCGACGGGCTCTTGGTCGGCTCCTTCGGCGGCGTTGGCCACCTCGACCAGCGATCTCCTCCGCAGCAACCTCAGTGTCGGAGCGAGCGGAGAGATGGTGGTGGTCTGGCGAGGCAACACGGCACCGTGGGCCGTGTTCGTCCGGACCAAGACCGCTACCGGGTCGTGGAGTGCACCGATCCAACTCGCCACCGATGCGGCAGATCCGGCAGCCACGGTGGCCGCGACAGGTGAGATCAGCGTGGTCTGGAGAGACTTTGCGCAAAGAGAGATCCGTACGACGAGCCGACGCCCCGGTGCCGCTTGGGCTGCTCCGGTGACCCTCGCGAAGGGACAGGAGCCCGTGACCATCGCCGCCGGGCCCGATGGCTCGTTGACCGCGGGGTGGACCTCCCGTGATGACGGCACGACTGGAGTGCGGACCCGAGACGCAAGCGGTGCTTGGAGTGCGGCGCAAACCCTCAATGGAGAGTCGCGCCGCCAGGCGGTGGCAACGGCCAGCAGTGGGCGCGCCTCAATCGCGTGGGTGGACGCGTCGAGCCACGACCTGCGGGTGGCCGACTACTCCGCTGCCGCGCCTGCGCTGAGTGATATCGGTGTGCCGGCGACGTTGACCGTCGGCAAAGCGGGAGCCTTCCGAGCCTCGGCGACCTCCTGGCTGCCGGGGGTGGCGGTCTCATGGGACTTCGGTGATGGCACGGTCACGACTGGTGCGTCTGCGGAGCATTCGTACGCCGCTGCGGGAACCTACTCCGTGATCGTGCGTGCGACCGACGCCTCTGGCGAGGTCTCGACGCAACTGCGCAACGTGGTCGTCTCCGGTGGCACCGTGGGTGGCTCGACGGCACCGCAACTGCGCAAGTTCAAGGTCA of the Nocardioides sp. genome contains:
- a CDS encoding PKD domain-containing protein; its protein translation is MATGDWSTLADAVLLPEGQVAIGWETLVAKSGGGFDRAVFLTTRSAAGALSTQRMSAVGKDASEMDLAANGRGDMVISWENNEGIWARYRVASLDAWTGVWWVRQNSSTSVWNVRDSSAGIDDAGRATIVWREGTCGSSSGGTCSLFASSRNMSTGSWSAPSAALATSTSDLLRSNLSVGASGEMVVVWRGNTAPWAVFVRTKTATGSWSAPIQLATDAADPAATVAATGEISVVWRDFAQREIRTTSRRPGAAWAAPVTLAKGQEPVTIAAGPDGSLTAGWTSRDDGTTGVRTRDASGAWSAAQTLNGESRRQAVATASSGRASIAWVDASSHDLRVADYSAAAPALSDIGVPATLTVGKAGAFRASATSWLPGVAVSWDFGDGTVTTGASAEHSYAAAGTYSVIVRATDASGEVSTQLRNVVVSGGTVGGSTAPQLRKFKVKRHKIARVGSKSARAKRTRVIVKLSQKAEVRFVVKRVRKSGKARKVGAFTKRLDRGKSRFWLKAKAGKRVLKPGRYVIVARAKNADGRSAAKKQRLTVLR